The sequence below is a genomic window from Lelliottia sp. JS-SCA-14.
CCGCGCCAGCCAGTCTTTGTTATTGATTGATAAGAGTAAGTTCCAGCGTTCGAGCGAAGTCAAAATCGGCTCACTGTCCCAGGTCACGCAGATGATTACCGACGCTCACCCTTCCAGACGATAGCCCGCCATAAAGTAGCGCAGCGTGGTGCTGGACTGATTCTCTTTAAAGAAATCCATCACCATGTCGCGGTCCAGCCCGTAGCGGCGCGTCAGAATTCCCGCCTCCCATGCGCTAAGCTGGCGGTCGCCGGTTTTCTCAAACATCCGGTGCGAAAAGCCCAGCACAAACCCGCGTTTATAGTCGGAACAGAAATGCGCCACGTTGTGTGCGGTATCCGCCTGTGCCGCGCGCATCCCCGCCATCAACCCTTTGCCAAAATGGTTTTCCATCGCTCTACCCTCAATCGTTATATATCAAATTATATAGCGATATTTTGAGCGATGGCTAGT
It includes:
- a CDS encoding DUF2623 family protein — its product is MENHFGKGLMAGMRAAQADTAHNVAHFCSDYKRGFVLGFSHRMFEKTGDRQLSAWEAGILTRRYGLDRDMVMDFFKENQSSTTLRYFMAGYRLEG